The Mesorhizobium sp. M1D.F.Ca.ET.043.01.1.1 genome contains a region encoding:
- the nadC gene encoding carboxylating nicotinate-nucleotide diphosphorylase: MTSFSPLPATLIEPIVRVALLEDLGRSGDLTTDAVIPYDCTATLVLKARQAGVVAGLDLVSYAFLLVEPAINIQIWRPDGSEVGAGETIARLSGPARGLLTAERTALNFLCRLSGIATATAAMVEAVRGHKARIVSTRKTTPGLRALEKYAVRVGGGANHRFGLDDGVLIKDNHIAIAGDIRTAIERARAAAGHMVKVEVEVDTLKQLDAALAIGVDAVLLDNMSVEDLARAVSIVDGRTITEASGRVMPKTAAAIAATGVDLISMGWLTHSAPILDIGLDMPDHQNICKHLN, translated from the coding sequence ATGACTTCATTCTCCCCCCTCCCCGCGACCCTGATCGAACCGATTGTGCGCGTTGCGCTCCTCGAAGACCTGGGCAGATCCGGCGACCTGACCACCGATGCGGTTATCCCGTATGATTGCACTGCCACGTTGGTGCTCAAAGCGAGGCAGGCGGGCGTCGTTGCCGGGCTCGATCTGGTCTCGTATGCCTTCCTTCTCGTGGAACCGGCGATCAACATCCAGATCTGGCGCCCTGATGGCAGCGAGGTTGGGGCCGGGGAAACCATTGCAAGATTGTCCGGACCCGCACGAGGCCTGCTCACGGCCGAACGCACGGCCCTCAATTTCTTATGCCGGCTGAGCGGCATTGCCACTGCCACAGCGGCCATGGTTGAGGCCGTGCGCGGTCACAAGGCGAGGATTGTATCGACGCGAAAGACGACGCCCGGGCTGCGGGCATTGGAGAAATACGCCGTGCGCGTCGGCGGCGGTGCCAATCACCGGTTCGGCCTCGATGACGGCGTGCTCATAAAGGACAACCACATCGCGATCGCCGGCGATATCCGCACAGCAATAGAGCGGGCGCGCGCCGCAGCAGGGCATATGGTGAAGGTCGAGGTCGAGGTCGACACGCTGAAGCAGCTCGATGCAGCGCTCGCGATTGGTGTTGACGCGGTGCTGCTCGACAATATGTCGGTCGAGGATCTTGCCCGCGCGGTTTCTATAGTGGATGGCCGTACGATCACCGAGGCGTCCGGTCGGGTGATGCCGAAAACGGCGGCGGCGATTGCGGCGACCGGTGTCGATCTCATCTCCATGGGTTGGCTGACGCACAGCGCCCCGATCCTCGACATCGGCCTGGACATGCCGGACCACCAGAACATCTGCAAGCACTTGAACTGA
- the panC gene encoding pantoate--beta-alanine ligase, which produces MSVPIARTVSELRGVVAQWRRSGATIGIVPTMGALHDGHLSLVRKALERAERVIVTLFVNPKQFNSPADLIAYPRTESDDAAKLALLGTHLLYVPDTEEMYQVGFATAVSVSGISECLCGAFRPGHFNGVATVVAKLFLQAGADFAFFGEKDFQQLQLVRRLVRDLDIPITIVPCPTVREADGLALSSRNVRLSPAQRAIAPKLASVLLDTAERLARGSPILPTLDEARAAILAAGYRELEYLELRGETDLQSLASLDRPARLLAAAWLGDTRLIDNVAISPIGSWSGGRSSLQSEAAQQLR; this is translated from the coding sequence ATGAGCGTGCCGATCGCTCGAACCGTGAGCGAGCTGCGCGGCGTCGTTGCGCAATGGCGTCGCTCGGGTGCCACGATCGGTATTGTGCCGACCATGGGAGCCTTGCACGACGGGCATCTGAGCCTCGTGCGGAAGGCGCTCGAAAGGGCCGAGCGGGTGATCGTGACGCTGTTCGTAAACCCCAAGCAGTTCAACAGCCCCGCCGACCTGATTGCCTACCCTCGGACGGAAAGCGACGATGCTGCCAAGCTCGCTCTGCTGGGCACGCATCTGCTCTATGTGCCGGACACAGAGGAAATGTACCAGGTGGGCTTCGCCACGGCCGTTTCAGTGTCCGGCATCAGCGAATGCCTTTGCGGCGCATTCCGGCCCGGCCATTTCAATGGCGTGGCGACGGTCGTGGCCAAGCTCTTCCTGCAGGCCGGCGCTGACTTCGCCTTTTTTGGCGAAAAGGATTTTCAGCAACTTCAGCTTGTCAGGCGCTTGGTCCGGGATCTCGACATTCCGATCACTATTGTGCCCTGTCCGACAGTCCGCGAAGCCGATGGTCTTGCGCTATCGTCGCGTAACGTGCGGCTCTCCCCAGCCCAACGCGCCATTGCCCCAAAACTAGCATCGGTCCTGCTCGATACGGCCGAGCGGCTTGCACGCGGCTCCCCCATCCTGCCTACGCTTGATGAAGCGCGTGCAGCAATTCTGGCTGCCGGCTATCGCGAGCTCGAATACCTGGAGCTGCGCGGAGAAACAGACCTGCAATCGTTAGCAAGCCTTGACCGACCGGCACGCTTGCTTGCTGCGGCTTGGCTTGGCGACACGCGGCTCATCGATAACGTCGCAATATCACCCATCGGTAGTTGGTCAGGTGGGCGGAGCTCTCTCCAATCGGAAGCAGCACAGCAATTGCGGTGA
- a CDS encoding acyl-homoserine-lactone synthase has translation MMQLITPDCYAEFASELKEMHGLRYRVFKKRLDWEVQTEGEMETDPFDSLNPVYLLLKGSDWRTCGCVRLLPTTGPTMLRDTFPTLLDEMVVPASADIWESSRFALDLPATAPKAAGGLAQATYELFAGIIEFGLANNLSGIVTVTDTRIERILRLATWPLSRIGQPKQVGNTEAVAGFLDISYASLLRIRWRGRLNGPVLWQPVLIQSA, from the coding sequence ATGATGCAGCTGATAACACCCGACTGCTACGCCGAGTTTGCGAGCGAACTCAAGGAAATGCACGGACTTAGGTATCGGGTTTTCAAGAAGCGGCTCGATTGGGAAGTGCAGACCGAAGGCGAAATGGAAACGGACCCGTTTGACAGCCTGAACCCCGTCTACCTGCTTCTCAAGGGGTCCGATTGGCGAACTTGCGGCTGCGTCCGCCTTTTGCCGACCACCGGACCGACAATGTTGCGCGATACGTTTCCGACGCTGCTGGATGAGATGGTGGTCCCTGCGAGTGCCGATATCTGGGAGAGTAGTCGTTTCGCGCTCGATCTCCCTGCGACAGCGCCGAAGGCAGCTGGCGGCCTGGCCCAAGCAACCTACGAGCTCTTCGCGGGGATCATCGAATTCGGCTTGGCCAACAATCTCTCCGGGATCGTAACGGTGACAGATACGCGCATCGAAAGGATCCTTCGTCTCGCCACCTGGCCGTTGTCACGTATCGGACAGCCCAAGCAGGTCGGCAACACCGAGGCAGTCGCCGGCTTCCTCGATATTTCCTACGCCAGTCTCTTGCGCATCCGCTGGAGGGGACGCCTCAACGGGCCGGTGTTGTGGCAACCAGTTCTCATCCAATCGGCATAG
- a CDS encoding DUF6074 family protein: MHESNICVFPLHRRRILVESIAQALETKNGEAASAFWRCAAKKMLIQLSDVGIAPELAAQEVGSLLHAVLDDMANRTVMHKA, from the coding sequence ATGCATGAATCAAACATTTGCGTATTTCCGCTGCATCGGCGACGTATATTGGTCGAAAGTATCGCCCAGGCCCTCGAGACCAAGAACGGCGAGGCGGCGAGTGCGTTCTGGCGCTGTGCTGCCAAGAAAATGCTCATTCAATTGTCCGATGTAGGAATTGCGCCAGAGCTCGCTGCGCAGGAGGTTGGAAGCCTTCTTCATGCGGTCTTGGACGACATGGCCAACCGAACGGTAATGCACAAAGCATAG
- the panB gene encoding 3-methyl-2-oxobutanoate hydroxymethyltransferase — protein MSAAGEIKGMTPPDIRSRKGQTPLVCLTAYTTPVARLLDRHCDIVLVGDSVGMVLHGLSSTLGVTLDMMIMHGQAVRRGLEHALMVVDLPFGSYEESPEHAFGNAARVMGETGCSAVKIEGGETISETIRFLTARGVPVMAHVGLTPQAVNTFGGYRVQGRGADAERIRRDARAVTEAGAFSLVLEKIPEQLARQITADIDIPTIGIGASPACDGQILVSHDMLGLFTSFRPKFVKRYAELGEQAEAAIAAYATDVRNRHFPAVEHLYVNALKAGDFT, from the coding sequence TTGAGCGCGGCTGGTGAGATAAAAGGGATGACTCCTCCAGATATTCGATCGCGAAAAGGCCAGACGCCACTTGTATGCTTGACGGCCTACACCACGCCGGTCGCGAGGCTGCTCGATCGCCACTGCGACATCGTTCTTGTCGGCGACAGCGTCGGCATGGTGCTGCACGGCCTGTCGTCGACGCTGGGGGTCACGCTCGACATGATGATCATGCACGGACAGGCCGTTCGCCGCGGCCTTGAACACGCGCTGATGGTCGTCGACCTGCCCTTCGGTTCCTACGAGGAAAGCCCAGAGCACGCTTTCGGCAACGCTGCGCGCGTGATGGGTGAGACCGGTTGTTCAGCGGTAAAGATCGAGGGCGGCGAGACCATCTCGGAAACCATCCGCTTCCTTACCGCGCGCGGCGTACCTGTCATGGCCCATGTGGGCCTGACGCCGCAGGCGGTAAACACGTTTGGAGGCTATCGTGTGCAGGGCCGGGGAGCCGATGCAGAGCGGATCAGGCGCGACGCCAGGGCGGTAACCGAAGCGGGCGCCTTCTCCTTGGTGCTGGAAAAGATACCGGAGCAGCTTGCACGGCAGATAACCGCCGATATCGACATACCCACAATCGGCATCGGTGCCTCGCCAGCTTGCGACGGCCAGATTCTGGTGAGCCACGATATGCTCGGGCTCTTCACCTCATTTCGGCCGAAGTTCGTCAAACGCTATGCCGAGCTCGGTGAGCAGGCTGAGGCGGCAATCGCCGCTTACGCCACCGATGTGCGGAACCGGCACTTTCCGGCGGTCGAACATCTCTATGTCAACGCCTTGAAGGCCGGTGACTTCACATGA
- a CDS encoding LuxR family transcriptional regulator, translating into MHRVFETLVEQLSASVDAVDLHEAMASAAAGFDFPLFAYFTYPSASGDRPRLISNYPSSWTSHYLQQRYHSVDPVILRGLRGWDTFDWGVDRDHRYLPTSQQEVLEKAAEFGIRGGLTMSMHDHRGRFAALTFASNEAHPPFLRSLTRYEKAMQLVAINVHIHARRRLAEDCVVDGITLTRREFECLKWAACGKSAWDISQILGVSKRTVTFHQENAKAKLGVRTINQAVVRMAARARS; encoded by the coding sequence ATGCATCGCGTATTTGAAACCTTGGTCGAGCAACTCTCTGCAAGCGTCGATGCCGTCGATCTCCATGAGGCAATGGCGTCCGCCGCAGCCGGGTTCGACTTTCCGCTCTTCGCTTATTTCACCTACCCATCCGCTTCCGGCGACAGGCCGCGATTGATCTCGAATTATCCATCATCATGGACATCACATTACCTGCAACAGCGCTACCACAGCGTGGATCCCGTGATCCTGCGGGGACTGCGGGGCTGGGATACCTTCGACTGGGGTGTGGACCGCGATCACCGTTATTTGCCGACCTCTCAGCAGGAAGTCCTGGAAAAAGCAGCTGAGTTCGGCATTCGCGGCGGACTGACCATGTCGATGCATGATCATCGCGGCCGGTTCGCCGCACTGACCTTCGCCTCCAACGAGGCGCATCCGCCATTTCTGAGGTCGCTGACGCGCTACGAAAAAGCAATGCAACTGGTTGCGATCAACGTTCATATCCATGCCCGGCGCAGGCTCGCCGAAGATTGCGTGGTAGATGGCATAACGCTCACCCGGCGGGAGTTCGAGTGCCTGAAATGGGCGGCGTGCGGCAAGTCGGCCTGGGATATCAGCCAGATTCTCGGTGTCTCGAAACGCACCGTGACCTTCCATCAGGAAAACGCCAAGGCGAAGCTTGGCGTGCGAACCATCAACCAGGCCGTAGTGCGGATGGCTGCTCGGGCGAGATCCTGA
- the bioB gene encoding biotin synthase BioB, protein MQSVDGTPPRWNRKEAEAIYGMPFNDLLFLAQTIHRQNFDRNRVQLSRLLSIKTGGCPEDCGYCSQSAHYETGVKASKLVDVKHVIDEAAMARDGGATRYCMGAAWRSPKERDMEVVVAMIEGVKALGMETCMTLGMLDLEQAARLKQAGLDYYNHNIDTSERYYGEVISTRTFADRLETLGHVRAVGMKVCCGGIVGMGEEKTDRIDMLVTLANLPEPPESVPINMLIPIEGTPLAAADAIDPIDFVRIVALARVMMPKSYVRLSAGRTAMSDETQALCFFAGANSIFVGDTLLTAGNPGEDKDTLLFRRLGIEPMELATQ, encoded by the coding sequence ATGCAATCGGTCGATGGAACGCCTCCGCGATGGAACCGCAAAGAGGCCGAGGCCATCTACGGCATGCCATTCAACGATCTGCTGTTCCTAGCTCAGACGATCCACCGCCAGAACTTCGATCGAAACCGAGTGCAGCTGTCGCGGCTCCTTAGCATCAAGACCGGCGGGTGCCCCGAAGATTGCGGCTATTGCAGCCAGTCTGCGCATTACGAAACCGGTGTGAAGGCGTCGAAGCTGGTGGACGTCAAGCATGTCATCGACGAAGCGGCCATGGCGCGTGATGGCGGCGCAACGCGCTATTGCATGGGCGCGGCGTGGCGAAGTCCCAAGGAGCGCGACATGGAGGTTGTGGTCGCCATGATTGAGGGCGTCAAGGCCCTCGGCATGGAGACCTGCATGACGCTCGGCATGCTCGATCTTGAGCAAGCTGCTCGCCTGAAGCAGGCCGGTCTCGACTACTATAACCACAACATCGATACCTCTGAGCGCTACTATGGCGAGGTTATTTCAACCAGGACTTTTGCCGACCGGCTGGAAACGCTTGGGCACGTGCGCGCGGTTGGGATGAAAGTCTGCTGCGGCGGCATTGTCGGGATGGGAGAAGAAAAGACCGATCGCATCGACATGCTGGTCACGCTCGCGAACCTGCCCGAGCCGCCGGAAAGCGTGCCGATCAACATGCTTATTCCCATCGAAGGCACGCCGCTTGCCGCGGCCGACGCCATCGATCCGATCGATTTCGTCCGCATCGTTGCGCTCGCGCGGGTGATGATGCCGAAATCCTATGTAAGGCTGTCCGCCGGCAGGACGGCGATGAGCGACGAAACGCAGGCGCTGTGCTTCTTTGCCGGGGCCAATTCGATCTTTGTCGGCGACACGCTGCTGACGGCGGGAAATCCCGGCGAGGACAAGGATACCCTTCTGTTCCGGCGCCTCGGCATTGAGCCTATGGAACTCGCCACGCAATGA
- the nadA gene encoding quinolinate synthase NadA, which yields MTGALPMAASLYERVRRVIPPVEWLAFAGDIEAILALKRERNAVVLAHNYQTPEIFHCVADIVGDSLALAHKAVTVDADIIVVAGVHFMAETAKLLNPNKTVLIPDLRAGCSLAESITANDVRLMRLRYPGVPVVTYVNTSAAVKAESDICCTSGNAKAVVESLGVARVLMLPDEYLARNVAADTDVEIIAWKGHCEVHERFTAADIRELRDAHPGVIVLAHPECPPDVVAEAEFSGSTAAMSDYVEREKPTRVVLLTECSMSDNVAVAHPDVEFVRPCNLCPHMKRINLANIRAALEQNRHEVRIDPEIAGPARRAVERMLSL from the coding sequence ATGACTGGGGCGTTACCTATGGCTGCGTCCCTGTATGAGCGTGTCCGGCGGGTGATCCCACCCGTTGAATGGCTCGCGTTCGCCGGCGATATTGAAGCCATCTTAGCGCTGAAGCGTGAGCGCAATGCGGTGGTGCTGGCGCACAATTACCAGACGCCCGAAATTTTTCATTGCGTGGCAGACATCGTCGGCGACAGCCTGGCGTTGGCCCACAAGGCGGTGACGGTCGACGCCGACATCATCGTGGTTGCCGGCGTTCATTTCATGGCCGAGACGGCAAAACTGCTCAATCCGAACAAGACCGTGCTCATCCCGGATCTCCGCGCCGGCTGCTCGCTGGCCGAATCGATCACGGCAAACGACGTGCGGCTAATGCGGCTGCGGTATCCGGGGGTCCCCGTTGTTACTTACGTCAACACTTCCGCCGCCGTAAAAGCGGAGTCCGACATCTGCTGCACGTCCGGCAACGCCAAGGCGGTGGTGGAATCGCTTGGCGTGGCGCGTGTGCTGATGCTCCCGGACGAATATCTGGCGAGGAACGTGGCAGCCGATACAGACGTCGAGATCATCGCCTGGAAAGGCCATTGCGAGGTGCATGAGCGCTTCACCGCAGCAGACATCCGGGAACTGCGCGATGCCCATCCAGGCGTCATCGTGCTGGCCCATCCAGAATGCCCACCAGACGTTGTCGCGGAGGCGGAGTTCTCCGGCTCGACCGCGGCGATGTCGGATTATGTCGAGCGTGAGAAACCGACGCGTGTCGTCCTTCTGACCGAATGTTCGATGAGCGACAACGTCGCGGTCGCGCATCCCGACGTCGAGTTCGTTCGCCCATGCAATCTGTGCCCGCACATGAAGCGCATCAACCTGGCCAACATTCGCGCCGCACTCGAGCAGAACCGGCATGAGGTCCGGATTGATCCCGAAATTGCCGGCCCCGCCCGCCGCGCGGTCGAGCGCATGCTTTCCCTATGA
- a CDS encoding 8-amino-7-oxononanoate synthase, which translates to MKEAILARYDATLRGLGRKDRLRTLAPRAGLDFSSNDYIGLAASKRLGDAVSTAIARGTPVGATGSRLLRGNAPEHEQLEADAAAFFGAERALFFGSGYIANFALLTALPQKGDLLVLDELAHASMHEGAQAGRAEFKLAAHNDVDAVEDAITRWRAEGGMGRVWIAFESLYSMDGDRAPMESLVALADRYQAFIVVDEAHATGVWGPDGRGLAAAYEGRDNIVTLHTCGKALGASGALVTGPRTLCDYLINRCRPFIYATAPSPLMAVAAREALTILSDEPMRRAQLHERVAFASRQLAERCGVMPSGSQIQPLVIGDNSRTMAVAAGLQARGFDIRGIRPPTVPEGTSRLRISLTLNVDEADISAMVEALVGVLATA; encoded by the coding sequence ATGAAGGAGGCAATTCTTGCCCGCTATGACGCAACCTTGCGGGGACTGGGGCGCAAGGACCGGTTGCGGACGCTCGCACCGCGCGCCGGGCTCGACTTCTCGTCGAACGACTATATCGGACTTGCCGCCTCCAAAAGACTGGGCGATGCGGTTTCGACGGCGATTGCGCGGGGCACGCCAGTGGGCGCCACCGGATCGCGGCTGTTGCGCGGCAATGCACCGGAACATGAGCAACTGGAGGCGGACGCAGCGGCATTTTTCGGAGCCGAGCGTGCACTGTTCTTCGGCAGCGGCTATATCGCCAACTTCGCTCTGCTGACGGCCCTGCCGCAGAAAGGCGACCTGCTGGTCCTCGACGAGCTCGCTCATGCCAGCATGCATGAGGGTGCCCAGGCCGGGCGCGCTGAGTTCAAGCTGGCCGCGCACAACGACGTCGACGCTGTCGAGGACGCAATCACCCGCTGGCGCGCCGAAGGCGGCATGGGGCGGGTGTGGATCGCCTTCGAAAGCCTTTACAGCATGGATGGCGACCGTGCGCCGATGGAGAGCCTGGTCGCGCTGGCTGATCGGTACCAGGCATTCATCGTCGTCGATGAAGCGCATGCCACCGGCGTCTGGGGACCGGACGGCCGGGGACTGGCCGCCGCGTATGAAGGCCGCGACAACATCGTCACGCTCCACACATGCGGCAAGGCGCTTGGCGCATCCGGCGCGCTCGTTACCGGACCGCGAACACTGTGCGACTATCTTATCAACCGGTGCCGGCCATTCATCTATGCGACCGCACCATCGCCGCTGATGGCAGTCGCGGCACGTGAGGCGCTGACTATTCTGTCTGACGAGCCTATGCGTCGTGCTCAGTTGCACGAGCGTGTCGCTTTCGCGAGCCGGCAATTGGCCGAACGCTGCGGCGTGATGCCCAGCGGTTCGCAGATCCAGCCGCTTGTGATCGGCGATAACAGCCGCACCATGGCGGTGGCGGCAGGACTGCAGGCACGCGGCTTCGACATACGCGGCATTCGCCCGCCGACAGTGCCTGAGGGTACGTCGCGCCTGCGCATTTCGCTGACTCTCAACGTCGACGAAGCCGACATTTCCGCCATGGTCGAGGCTCTCGTCGGAGTGTTGGCCACAGCATGA
- a CDS encoding cation:dicarboxylase symporter family transporter, with protein sequence MVPRVPRAIAAPRKRHFARTYVQVLAAIILGAAIGYFHLETGHSLKPLGDAFVDVVKIITVPVIFLTMATGIAGMSDLQKVGRVAAKAMVYFLTFSTLAFVVGLIVANIVQPGAGLNIDPASLDVQAVKGYVATAHEQSVTSFLMNIIPSTIANAFAEGDILQVLFLSVLFGAVCRYNGRSLFSLVRYIKDELLLAMSSSEAALASLMEKMERAGATHSVVGLIPFNLDGTNMMLAALFIAQATKTDLPIGCRILMLFVALFPSNGTTRITGAGLVTMAATLFLVPAAPVTSVGLILGVDQLMSECHALTVFLRSVAATLAVTRSGASGINDDSGSASLADRSALRRWTVKSPGVVNTIPRANDAQLLGWTRWRKAVFEKPPDRTGTCAPVATAGHDQN encoded by the coding sequence TTGGTTCCAAGAGTTCCCCGCGCGATCGCAGCGCCCCGCAAGCGCCATTTTGCCCGGACCTACGTGCAGGTACTTGCCGCCATAATCCTGGGTGCCGCAATCGGCTATTTCCATTTGGAGACCGGCCACAGCCTGAAGCCGCTCGGCGATGCCTTCGTCGATGTCGTCAAGATAATCACCGTACCTGTCATCTTCCTGACAATGGCGACCGGCATTGCCGGCATGAGCGATCTGCAGAAGGTCGGCCGAGTTGCCGCCAAGGCGATGGTCTATTTTCTCACCTTTTCGACGCTCGCTTTTGTTGTCGGGCTGATTGTCGCGAATATCGTTCAGCCTGGCGCCGGCCTCAACATCGATCCGGCCTCGCTCGATGTCCAAGCCGTTAAGGGCTATGTGGCCACGGCTCACGAGCAGTCCGTGACCAGCTTCCTGATGAACATCATCCCGTCAACGATTGCCAATGCCTTCGCGGAAGGCGACATCCTGCAAGTCTTGTTCCTCTCGGTCCTGTTCGGCGCGGTCTGCCGCTACAACGGCCGCTCGCTCTTCTCTCTCGTCCGATACATCAAGGACGAGCTGCTGCTCGCAATGTCCTCCTCAGAGGCCGCGCTGGCCTCGCTCATGGAGAAGATGGAAAGGGCCGGCGCCACGCATTCGGTCGTGGGTCTCATTCCATTCAATCTGGACGGCACGAATATGATGCTCGCCGCCCTTTTCATCGCCCAAGCGACGAAAACTGATCTCCCGATCGGCTGCCGGATCCTCATGCTGTTTGTCGCATTGTTCCCTTCGAACGGAACAACCCGCATTACCGGTGCAGGCCTCGTCACAATGGCTGCAACGCTCTTTCTTGTTCCGGCCGCACCGGTCACCTCCGTGGGGCTTATTCTTGGCGTCGATCAGCTTATGTCCGAATGCCACGCGCTGACGGTTTTTCTCCGCAGCGTAGCGGCAACGCTGGCTGTCACCCGGTCCGGGGCGAGCGGGATAAACGACGATTCGGGGAGCGCCTCACTAGCGGACCGTTCAGCGCTCCGGCGGTGGACGGTCAAGTCGCCCGGCGTGGTGAACACAATTCCCCGTGCGAACGACGCTCAGCTATTGGGGTGGACCCGATGGCGCAAAGCCGTATTTGAGAAACCGCCAGATCGCACCGGCACCTGTGCGCCTGTAGCAACTGCGGGGCACGATCAAAACTGA
- a CDS encoding L-aspartate oxidase: protein MSLEVRDIAGAPVVIGGGIAGLMTALHLAPEPVVLLTNAPLGTGACSELAQGGLAASLGGDDGPDFHLCDTIAAGDGLCDEATVRRVVRAAPEAIRTIQRFGVDFDQHPDRALRLGLEAAHSRRRIVHAAGDATGRELVRALVAAVRRTASITIIENVEVRRLVVQDGSVIAVVAAGRAGALALPTRRAVLATGGVGGLFCDTTNPAGSWGHGLALAAWAGAELADLEFIQFHPTALDGPRRPMPLVSEAVRGEGAVLIDERGERFLADTPGGELAPRDVVARAIWHQLAVGRRVFLDARQSLGPRFGKRFPGIAELCRSAGIDPATDLIPVRPAAHYHMGGVAVDSAGRSSIEGLWACGEVACTGLHGANRLASNSLTEAAVTASWVAESVAGTSYTRRPRRCSTFVPPRPDASVVRPIVSAALGIIRDGEAMREAVATLLPIAANSVAASGPALVSLMIAAAALRREESRGAHCRSDFPLHDANVRPSRLTLHSAMRAAAALDCRATIRST from the coding sequence ATGAGTCTGGAGGTTCGCGACATCGCCGGGGCGCCGGTCGTCATCGGCGGCGGCATTGCCGGCCTGATGACGGCGCTTCATCTGGCGCCGGAACCGGTCGTGCTTTTGACCAACGCGCCGCTTGGAACCGGAGCCTGCAGTGAACTTGCCCAGGGCGGTCTTGCGGCAAGTCTCGGGGGCGACGACGGCCCAGATTTTCACCTTTGCGACACGATAGCTGCCGGCGACGGACTCTGCGATGAGGCCACGGTGCGGCGAGTGGTACGAGCTGCACCCGAAGCGATTAGGACGATCCAAAGGTTCGGCGTCGACTTCGACCAGCACCCTGACCGCGCGTTGCGACTTGGGCTCGAGGCGGCACACTCGCGACGGCGAATTGTGCATGCAGCCGGCGACGCCACCGGTCGCGAGTTGGTGCGCGCGCTCGTCGCCGCGGTTCGGCGTACAGCCTCGATCACCATTATCGAAAATGTGGAGGTCCGCCGGCTGGTCGTGCAGGACGGGTCGGTCATCGCCGTGGTCGCAGCAGGACGAGCCGGCGCGCTCGCTCTGCCCACGCGTCGCGCGGTGCTGGCGACCGGCGGCGTCGGCGGGCTGTTTTGCGACACGACAAACCCCGCTGGCTCATGGGGTCACGGGCTGGCGCTCGCCGCATGGGCGGGGGCGGAACTCGCCGACTTGGAATTCATACAGTTCCATCCAACTGCGCTCGACGGTCCGCGCCGGCCGATGCCGCTGGTGAGCGAAGCCGTGCGTGGCGAAGGCGCGGTGCTCATCGATGAGCGAGGAGAGCGCTTCCTCGCCGACACACCTGGCGGTGAACTTGCGCCTCGCGACGTCGTAGCGCGCGCCATTTGGCACCAGCTTGCCGTTGGACGCCGCGTATTCCTGGACGCACGGCAAAGTCTCGGCCCGAGATTTGGCAAGCGTTTTCCAGGCATCGCCGAATTGTGCCGGAGCGCAGGAATCGACCCCGCGACCGACCTGATCCCGGTGCGCCCGGCGGCACATTATCACATGGGCGGCGTCGCCGTAGACAGCGCCGGCCGCAGCTCCATCGAGGGATTGTGGGCCTGCGGTGAGGTGGCCTGTACCGGCCTGCACGGCGCCAACCGCCTGGCCAGCAACTCGCTCACCGAAGCGGCGGTCACCGCGAGCTGGGTTGCCGAAAGCGTTGCCGGCACGTCGTATACCCGGCGACCGCGCAGATGCTCCACATTCGTCCCTCCACGACCAGACGCTTCCGTGGTCCGCCCGATTGTCTCCGCCGCCCTGGGTATCATCCGCGACGGCGAGGCAATGCGCGAAGCGGTGGCGACCCTGCTGCCGATCGCAGCCAATAGTGTCGCTGCCTCTGGTCCGGCTTTGGTCTCACTGATGATCGCCGCGGCGGCCCTGAGGCGGGAAGAGAGTCGAGGCGCGCACTGTCGGTCCGATTTCCCGCTCCACGATGCCAACGTGCGCCCATCACGGCTGACACTGCACAGCGCAATGCGGGCCGCGGCCGCACTCGATTGCCGGGCTACCATACGGAGCACTTGA